From Amyelois transitella isolate CPQ chromosome 4, ilAmyTran1.1, whole genome shotgun sequence, one genomic window encodes:
- the LOC106129372 gene encoding uncharacterized protein LOC106129372, giving the protein MSKRDLQYLKKKLKQLEDQQKRKRRRIFIESSTDTDDNSSRSSTSPTPNNGTPGESAPVLIDELSIPVPENNADADATPELDPDVLTALGEEIEDKSKFGEAIHRNLAQRWEPILKKGLPKEAKEKLMKEYLIPENCTLLQAPKLNREVSAAIAEAARQRDKKKETAQQQLGIGISAINKALTSMLTSDNKVEAIKILSDGCRILTDLHFQETQARISVINYSLAKPFLNVVQDSERDDTLYGNKLGEKIKASKTIEKQGLSIKKFVKTSKSMSNTEHPTPVLRSHYQTKQTGSYQGNWTGSSRYHQNRGGRRGPSRTIAPVTRRSQAQQSSSTAVTSKSKTTATRQ; this is encoded by the exons ATGTCGAAACGTGATCTACAATACTTaaagaaaaaacttaaacagCTCGAAGATCAACAAAAACGGAAACGCCGTCGAATTTTTATAGAATCTTCAACAGATACTG acGATAACTCGTCTCGCAGTTCCACTTCGCCAACCCCGAATAACGGTACACCTGGAGAGTCTGCCCCAGTACTTATCGATGAACTCTCAATACCGGTACCAGAAAATAACGCCGATGCTGATGCCACCCCGGAACTTGACCCGGATGTACTTACCGCGCTTGGAGAAGAAATTGAggataaaagtaaatttgggGAAGCTATTCATCGTAATCTAGCCCAGCGATGGGAACCTATCCTTAAAAAAGGCCTACCAAAAGAAGCAAAGGAGAAGCTGATGAAGGAGTACCTTATACCCGAAAATTGCACTTTATTGCAAGCGCCAAAATTGAATCGTGAGGTATCGGCCGCTATAGCTGAGGCAGCCAGGCAACGGGACAAGAAGAAGGAGACTGCGCAGCAGCAATTAGGGATTGGCATATCGGCTATTAATAAGGCTTTGACATCGATGCTAACCTCGGATAATAAAGTAGAagccattaaaatattaagcgaTGGATGCCGAATACTTACTGACCTTCACTTTCAAGAGACGCAGGCGCGTATTAGTGTTATTAATTACTCTCTCGCGAAACCATTCCTTAATGTTGTCCAAGACAGCGAAAGAGATGACACGTTGTACGGGAATAAGTTGggtgaaaaaataaaggcCTCAAAAACGATTGAAAAACAAGGCCTTTCTatcaaaaaatttgtaaagacTTCTAAAAGTATGTCTAATACAGAACACCCAACACCAGTTCTGCGCTCGCATTACCAGACCAAACAAACTGGCTCATACCAGGGAAACTGGACCGGGTCTTCGCGCTACCATCAGAACAGGGGGGGGCGCCGAGGACCAAGCAGGACGATTGCCCCTGTGACACGCCGGTCTCAAGCGCAACAATCGTCGAGCACAGCGGTCACGAGCAAATCGAAAACAACCGCAACTCGTCAGTGA